One window of the Sulfitobacter sp. OXR-159 genome contains the following:
- a CDS encoding ArsR/SmtB family transcription factor: MEDKTTTIEQRAKLLRGFADTSRLTILDALAKSPFVVQELVAHTGLTQPNISNHLRCLLECGLVASDRDGRFVRYRISNSRITTLLSDVDALLDVVAEGVEACDNYRET, translated from the coding sequence ATGGAAGACAAGACCACCACTATTGAACAGCGCGCGAAATTGCTTCGCGGCTTCGCAGATACCAGTCGTTTGACGATTCTGGACGCCTTGGCAAAAAGTCCGTTCGTCGTTCAGGAGCTCGTCGCGCACACGGGACTAACGCAGCCCAATATCTCCAATCATTTGCGATGCCTGCTGGAGTGCGGGCTTGTCGCCAGCGATCGAGATGGACGGTTTGTTCGCTACCGTATCAGCAATTCACGTATCACAACGCTATTGAGCGATGTAGATGCTCTTCTTGATGTCGTCGCAGAAGGGGTTGAGGCTTGTGACAACTATCGCGAGACGTGA
- a CDS encoding cytochrome P450, producing the protein MFGIPSAKGFDSTLALLRNPYGFISETCRALDTDLFETRILLQETICMTGAATAEAFYREDRLIRAGSMPGRIQKSLLGEGGVQGLDGAAHQHRKKMFMSLMGTERIAALEGTSLHMLDNYAPDWEARNEVVLYDEVREMLTRAACAWAGVPLNEAEVATRTAQLTALFQDAGALGPKHWRARLARHRLEKWAARLIQQVRDGELQPTQESALHIIATWRDLDGELLTPRVAAVELLNVLRPTVAVSVFIVQAAHALHRHPEWRQKLKDDEGQLEPFVQEVRRLYPFFPAVAARVKSDFEWRGHRFPKGYRVLLDLYGTNTDARSWDAPQEFRPERFHDREVTPYEFIPQGGGDHHRNHRCPGEWIAISQMKAFCSFFVNAIDYEVPDQDLDLETGELPPMPKSRFIMRNVRPRQ; encoded by the coding sequence ATGTTCGGCATACCATCTGCGAAAGGCTTTGACAGCACACTTGCCCTGCTGCGCAACCCATATGGGTTCATTTCGGAGACCTGCCGCGCACTCGACACAGACCTGTTCGAAACCCGCATCCTCCTTCAAGAGACGATCTGCATGACCGGCGCGGCGACGGCAGAAGCCTTCTATCGGGAAGACCGGCTGATCCGCGCAGGCTCGATGCCAGGCCGCATACAGAAGTCCCTGCTGGGAGAAGGCGGCGTTCAGGGATTGGACGGCGCTGCCCACCAGCACCGCAAGAAGATGTTCATGTCACTCATGGGGACCGAGCGGATCGCCGCGCTTGAGGGCACGTCGCTTCACATGTTGGACAACTATGCGCCGGACTGGGAGGCGAGGAACGAGGTCGTCCTCTATGACGAAGTGCGCGAAATGCTCACAAGAGCTGCCTGCGCCTGGGCCGGGGTGCCGCTTAATGAAGCTGAGGTGGCGACCCGAACGGCGCAGCTTACAGCGCTTTTTCAGGACGCCGGGGCCCTTGGCCCCAAACACTGGCGCGCGCGTCTGGCGCGCCACCGCCTGGAAAAATGGGCAGCACGGCTAATCCAACAGGTCCGCGATGGTGAGCTTCAGCCGACGCAGGAAAGTGCCCTTCATATCATCGCGACATGGCGCGATCTCGATGGGGAGTTGTTGACCCCCAGGGTGGCCGCCGTAGAGCTGTTGAATGTCCTGCGCCCGACCGTCGCGGTATCCGTGTTCATAGTTCAGGCGGCGCATGCTTTACATCGGCATCCCGAGTGGCGGCAAAAGCTGAAGGACGACGAGGGACAGCTCGAACCTTTCGTGCAAGAGGTCCGCCGTCTGTATCCGTTCTTTCCCGCGGTTGCGGCACGGGTGAAGAGCGATTTCGAGTGGCGCGGACATCGCTTTCCCAAAGGGTACAGGGTTCTGCTCGACCTCTACGGCACGAATACCGACGCTCGTTCGTGGGACGCGCCGCAAGAGTTCCGGCCCGAGCGGTTTCACGATCGGGAGGTCACTCCCTACGAGTTCATTCCGCAGGGCGGTGGCGATCACCACAGGAACCACCGTTGTCCGGGCGAGTGGATCGCGATCAGCCAGATGAAGGCGTTTTGCAGTTTCTTCGTGAACGCCATCGACTACGAAGTGCCGGATCAGGATCTGGATCTGGAAACCGGAGAACTGCCGCCCATGCCCAAATCTCGGTTCATCATGCGTAACGTCAGGCCTCGGCAGTAG
- a CDS encoding IS6 family transposase — protein sequence MQTQKISYKRHRFPPQIIAHIVWLYVRFNLSLREVEELMLERGVDVSYETIRRWSVKFGPLIAHVLQRRQPRPGDVWHLDEVVVKIAGRSYWLWRAVDQHGFVLEEILQSRRDKRAAKRLLVKLMKRWGFVPKRIITDKLRSYGAAKREVAPGLDHWSHKGLNNRAENSHLPFRKRERVMQGFRSPGGLQRFVSMKSATRNSFSVPARRRSALTIRYHRLEAFEAWKSAAQAA from the coding sequence ATGCAGACACAAAAGATCAGCTACAAACGCCACCGGTTTCCGCCTCAGATCATCGCTCATATTGTCTGGCTTTACGTCCGGTTCAACTTGAGCCTGCGCGAGGTCGAAGAGCTGATGCTGGAACGTGGCGTCGACGTTTCGTATGAGACAATCCGGCGCTGGAGCGTCAAGTTCGGCCCCCTGATCGCCCACGTTCTACAGCGACGGCAGCCGCGCCCCGGCGATGTCTGGCATCTGGACGAAGTCGTTGTGAAGATCGCGGGTCGGTCATACTGGCTCTGGCGCGCGGTCGACCAACACGGCTTTGTTCTTGAGGAAATTCTCCAATCGAGACGAGACAAGCGCGCCGCAAAGCGGCTTTTGGTCAAGCTGATGAAACGTTGGGGCTTCGTGCCAAAAAGGATCATTACGGACAAGCTGCGCTCCTATGGTGCCGCAAAGCGCGAGGTCGCGCCTGGCCTTGATCATTGGTCACACAAGGGACTCAATAACCGCGCAGAAAACAGCCACTTGCCCTTCCGAAAACGAGAGCGGGTGATGCAAGGCTTCCGATCGCCGGGTGGATTACAACGCTTCGTATCTATGAAGTCTGCAACCCGCAATAGTTTCTCTGTCCCAGCCCGCCGCCGCTCTGCGCTCACCATCCGCTACCATCGGCTCGAAGCATTCGAGGCGTGGAAATCCGCGGCACAGGCCGCTTGA
- a CDS encoding DUF305 domain-containing protein: protein MSEDAIGKSRGGSDTRSSEGAAHSGGHSGSSYGRFLAMVGTSTAIMFGLMYINSYSFEHVYWSETRFYMTFIMGATMATVMLLFMLNMYKNKGVNAAIILGSVVMFAGALWLVRSQETIQDESWMSAMIPHHSIAIMTSERAELTDPRVEALASEIVTAQNREISEMRFLIDDIEANGEAGPEWPLGEADGPAEMEGLQEAIATPVIAGIRPAPLKAEEITRALGSDGQCRFIRAVNADPILVTDGAGNGVAKISGSLVNFTSQDTVTSGGVLSADGGQFTLAPGDADGEDATLLFELTGETPLTVGFTGYWTCNG from the coding sequence ATGTCTGAAGATGCGATCGGGAAATCTCGTGGCGGGTCCGACACCCGTTCAAGTGAAGGTGCAGCACATTCGGGAGGCCATTCAGGTTCATCCTATGGCCGGTTTCTGGCGATGGTCGGCACATCGACTGCGATCATGTTCGGCCTGATGTACATCAACTCGTACTCCTTCGAACATGTCTACTGGAGCGAAACCCGATTTTACATGACGTTCATCATGGGCGCGACGATGGCGACCGTGATGCTCCTTTTCATGTTGAACATGTACAAGAACAAGGGCGTCAACGCCGCGATCATTCTCGGGTCTGTCGTGATGTTCGCCGGCGCGCTCTGGCTCGTGAGAAGCCAGGAGACCATTCAGGACGAAAGCTGGATGAGCGCGATGATTCCGCACCACTCCATTGCGATCATGACAAGCGAACGGGCCGAGCTGACAGATCCAAGGGTCGAGGCGCTGGCTTCGGAAATTGTGACGGCGCAAAACCGCGAAATTTCCGAAATGCGTTTCCTCATAGATGACATTGAGGCAAATGGCGAAGCCGGTCCTGAATGGCCACTTGGTGAAGCGGACGGTCCGGCTGAAATGGAGGGGCTTCAAGAAGCGATTGCAACCCCGGTGATTGCCGGAATCCGTCCTGCACCGCTCAAAGCCGAAGAAATAACACGCGCACTGGGGTCCGACGGACAATGCCGTTTCATTCGCGCCGTGAACGCCGATCCCATTCTGGTCACGGACGGGGCGGGGAACGGCGTCGCCAAGATATCCGGATCGCTGGTCAACTTCACGTCGCAAGACACAGTGACGTCCGGTGGCGTCCTGTCTGCCGATGGTGGCCAATTCACGCTGGCGCCGGGTGACGCGGACGGTGAAGACGCCACCCTGCTGTTTGAATTGACGGGAGAGACGCCTCTGACTGTCGGATTTACCGGGTATTGGACCTGCAACGGTTAA
- a CDS encoding protein-disulfide reductase DsbD family protein, which translates to MRTTLRLFFLLMACLWASMGFAASSDTYENSTITARLISVENGVAETSRTLSLGLDVELAEGWKAYWRSPGEVGLPPEISWDGSENLVSAQMLWPAPERFTAFGIENFGYKTRVVLPIQAVLETAGQSATLQARVSLLACSTVCVPHDFDLALTIPAGTGIDAKAAGLISEYAQRVPLGPEESDIIVETAVIADDALYVTARSANAFVKPDIFPELGPEFTFGKPDIRTDDAGTALWAKLPLLAQGEDPPPLQLTLTDGSRAVTAQPAWSDRIPGAPFEVMANLPDLTQILAIAAFAFLGGLILNVMPCVLPVLSIKLTSVLNHGNKPAHEVRNGFLMSALGVLVFMWALAAIILVLQSVGVTVGWGLQFQSPVFLTVMFLVLAVFSANLFGVFEVSLPSGLQSRLARSSGRDGYGGDFATGAFAAVLATPCSAPFLGTAVAFALSGRPIDVILVFTALGLGLSLPYLVLAGKPGLVRLLPRPGRWMVVVKWVLAGLLAGTAIWLLWVLIGVAGGRVAMTVLLMTSLFILLATIRLPGRLTRPTALVVVAVLSLLVPTALTIPPQTRAVGQDWVAFDRSEIPKLVSQGKTVFVDVTADWCLTCKANKTLVLDRAPVVDQLRGDNVVAMRADWTRPSTDISRYLESHNRFGIPFNIVYGPNAPDGIILSEVLTSEAVLDALSRAALGDPVTALKTDG; encoded by the coding sequence ATGCGAACCACGTTGCGCCTATTCTTCCTTCTCATGGCTTGCCTTTGGGCCTCCATGGGCTTTGCTGCATCGAGCGATACCTACGAGAATTCAACAATCACGGCCCGGCTCATCTCCGTTGAAAATGGGGTCGCGGAAACCTCCAGAACCCTTTCCCTTGGCCTGGATGTCGAGCTGGCCGAGGGCTGGAAAGCCTATTGGCGTTCGCCCGGCGAGGTGGGTCTGCCGCCTGAAATTTCATGGGATGGATCGGAAAATCTGGTGAGCGCACAGATGCTCTGGCCCGCGCCTGAGCGCTTCACGGCATTCGGCATCGAGAATTTTGGCTACAAGACCCGTGTCGTCCTGCCCATTCAGGCAGTTCTCGAAACTGCGGGCCAGTCCGCAACATTGCAGGCGCGTGTTTCATTGCTGGCGTGCTCGACTGTCTGTGTGCCGCATGATTTCGATCTCGCACTGACAATTCCGGCGGGCACCGGGATTGACGCGAAGGCGGCGGGCCTGATTTCGGAGTATGCCCAGCGGGTGCCGCTTGGTCCCGAAGAGAGCGACATCATTGTCGAAACGGCGGTGATCGCGGATGATGCGCTTTATGTGACGGCGCGCAGTGCGAATGCCTTTGTGAAGCCGGATATCTTTCCGGAACTGGGGCCGGAATTCACCTTTGGCAAACCGGACATCCGAACCGATGATGCGGGAACAGCCCTTTGGGCCAAGCTGCCTCTTCTCGCGCAAGGGGAGGATCCGCCGCCCCTGCAACTGACTTTGACCGATGGATCACGCGCGGTGACAGCGCAGCCCGCTTGGTCAGACCGCATCCCGGGTGCACCATTCGAGGTTATGGCGAACCTGCCGGATCTGACGCAAATCCTGGCGATTGCGGCCTTTGCCTTTCTTGGCGGTCTGATCCTGAATGTCATGCCCTGTGTTCTGCCTGTCCTGTCCATCAAGCTGACATCGGTTCTCAATCATGGAAACAAGCCAGCGCACGAGGTCCGGAATGGGTTCCTGATGTCGGCGCTTGGCGTTCTGGTGTTCATGTGGGCCCTCGCCGCAATCATTCTGGTTCTGCAATCCGTCGGCGTCACCGTTGGATGGGGCCTGCAATTCCAAAGCCCTGTTTTCCTGACCGTCATGTTTCTGGTGCTTGCCGTGTTCTCTGCCAATCTGTTCGGGGTGTTCGAAGTTTCATTGCCCTCCGGGTTGCAGTCACGGCTGGCCAGATCAAGCGGTCGCGACGGGTATGGCGGAGATTTTGCAACAGGCGCCTTCGCGGCGGTGCTGGCCACGCCCTGCTCGGCCCCGTTTTTGGGGACAGCGGTTGCCTTTGCCCTGTCCGGGCGCCCGATTGATGTCATTCTCGTTTTCACGGCTCTGGGGCTTGGGCTCTCCCTGCCCTATCTGGTTCTGGCGGGGAAGCCTGGTCTGGTCCGGTTGTTGCCCAGGCCGGGACGTTGGATGGTTGTCGTCAAATGGGTGCTTGCCGGTCTTCTGGCCGGGACCGCGATCTGGCTGCTCTGGGTACTGATAGGGGTGGCGGGTGGCCGGGTGGCCATGACCGTGCTGCTTATGACGAGCCTTTTCATTCTTCTCGCAACAATACGTTTGCCGGGCAGATTGACGCGCCCGACAGCGCTGGTGGTGGTTGCTGTTCTCAGCCTTCTGGTGCCGACGGCGCTGACAATCCCGCCGCAGACGAGAGCGGTGGGCCAGGACTGGGTCGCGTTCGATCGCTCCGAGATACCGAAACTGGTGTCGCAGGGAAAAACCGTCTTTGTCGACGTGACCGCAGACTGGTGCCTGACGTGCAAGGCCAACAAGACGCTGGTGCTGGACCGTGCGCCCGTGGTCGACCAACTGCGGGGTGATAATGTCGTTGCGATGCGGGCAGACTGGACTAGGCCCAGCACTGACATTTCCCGGTATCTGGAAAGCCACAACAGGTTTGGCATCCCGTTCAACATCGTCTACGGGCCAAACGCGCCAGACGGGATCATCCTGTCCGAGGTTCTGACGTCCGAAGCCGTTCTCGACGCGCTGAGCAGGGCTGCACTTGGCGACCCTGTGACCGCTTTGAAAACGGATGGTTAG
- a CDS encoding L,D-transpeptidase has protein sequence MLTRRHFLQTSGALFSTPIAGPLLAATRPTKEEKAAWDAQVTPPAFDPTTSNPWGLHPRFLPQRVDAKDGLVPGDVHVDAVARYIYHIEEGGTAMRYGVAIARGNLYEPGTYTIQRKVEWPNWTPTQNMIARDPELYGPVADGVDPGPENPLGSRALYLFEGNRDTYLRIHGTPEPRSIGGRASSGCVRMVMAHINHLYPNVKTGSTAFLYSAEESVTPRT, from the coding sequence ATGCTGACAAGACGACATTTTCTCCAGACCAGCGGTGCGCTGTTTTCTACTCCAATCGCTGGCCCGCTACTGGCAGCCACCCGGCCCACCAAGGAGGAGAAGGCCGCCTGGGACGCGCAGGTCACACCTCCCGCTTTTGATCCAACTACGTCAAACCCGTGGGGCCTGCACCCGCGCTTTTTGCCCCAGCGGGTGGACGCTAAGGACGGGCTTGTTCCGGGAGACGTCCACGTCGATGCCGTAGCGCGCTACATCTATCACATCGAAGAAGGGGGAACTGCGATGCGTTACGGTGTGGCGATCGCCCGTGGTAACCTGTACGAGCCCGGCACGTATACGATCCAGCGAAAAGTGGAATGGCCAAACTGGACGCCGACCCAAAACATGATCGCACGCGATCCCGAGCTCTATGGCCCGGTTGCCGACGGTGTTGACCCTGGCCCAGAAAACCCTCTTGGTTCGCGGGCGCTTTACCTTTTTGAAGGCAACCGAGACACCTATCTACGCATTCACGGGACGCCCGAACCAAGAAGCATCGGCGGGCGCGCGAGTTCGGGGTGTGTCCGCATGGTCATGGCACATATCAACCATCTATACCCGAACGTCAAAACTGGTTCGACGGCGTTCCTGTATTCGGCAGAAGAAAGCGTGACCCCGCGAACGTGA
- a CDS encoding cation diffusion facilitator family transporter gives MSSHQDNRQANLTRGIRVEIASLVYNIIEVVVSVTVGLLTGSAALVSWGLDSTVEATSAATLIWRLKSEVDGADKRTVLHRKKVALYVVACAFWIVVAAILYEAVSAFISQKAPGFNWWGIAILGASLVANPFLAWGKYRYGKRLDAPALKYDAKDTMICQYQTIVVLAGIGLTQWMGWWWADPVAALLIVPYVAWEAFEATKDARSVDPDEGEATAEA, from the coding sequence ATGAGCAGTCATCAAGATAACCGGCAGGCCAATCTGACGCGCGGCATCCGGGTCGAGATCGCCAGCCTCGTCTACAACATCATCGAGGTCGTCGTATCCGTCACCGTGGGACTTCTGACCGGCAGCGCAGCGCTGGTGAGTTGGGGCCTCGACAGTACGGTCGAGGCCACCTCGGCTGCGACTCTGATCTGGCGCTTGAAGAGTGAGGTGGACGGTGCCGACAAGCGCACGGTCCTGCACCGCAAGAAGGTCGCGCTCTACGTGGTTGCCTGTGCCTTCTGGATCGTCGTCGCGGCGATCCTCTACGAGGCGGTCTCCGCCTTCATTTCGCAGAAGGCGCCGGGCTTCAACTGGTGGGGTATCGCGATTCTGGGTGCTTCGCTCGTGGCCAACCCGTTCCTCGCCTGGGGCAAGTATCGCTACGGCAAGCGGCTCGATGCGCCCGCCCTGAAGTACGATGCCAAGGACACCATGATCTGCCAGTATCAGACGATCGTGGTGTTGGCCGGGATCGGTCTGACGCAATGGATGGGCTGGTGGTGGGCCGACCCGGTGGCGGCGCTTCTGATCGTGCCCTACGTTGCATGGGAGGCGTTCGAGGCCACGAAGGATGCGCGGTCGGTCGATCCGGACGAGGGCGAAGCTACTGCCGAGGCCTGA
- the cueR gene encoding Cu(I)-responsive transcriptional regulator, which translates to MNIGEVSERAGLPAKTIRYYEDIGLVRPLRSDNGYRAFRDSDIHKLAFLGRARTFGFSIEDCRTLLDLYEDETRESAQVKAVAQEHLAAVDEKIAQLKSMRETLAHLVDACQGDHRPDCPILKDLAKDP; encoded by the coding sequence GTGAACATCGGAGAAGTATCAGAACGCGCGGGTTTGCCAGCGAAGACAATCCGCTACTACGAAGACATCGGCCTTGTCCGGCCTTTGCGCAGCGACAACGGCTATCGCGCCTTTCGCGACAGCGACATCCACAAGCTCGCATTTCTCGGTCGCGCCAGGACGTTCGGGTTCTCGATCGAAGACTGCCGCACGCTGCTTGATCTCTATGAAGATGAGACGCGGGAAAGTGCACAGGTCAAGGCTGTCGCTCAAGAGCATCTGGCCGCCGTTGACGAAAAAATCGCCCAGCTCAAGTCGATGCGAGAGACCCTGGCTCACCTCGTTGACGCCTGCCAGGGCGATCACCGCCCCGATTGTCCAATCCTGAAAGATCTGGCCAAAGACCCGTAA
- the lspA gene encoding signal peptidase II, with the protein MNSRVLGGVCAISAFALDQGTKALALNTPALEGGVEVLPFLNLVRVLNDGVSFGMLGGIVPWWGLIALAGVIVLWLLIWLWRAPDRLTAAALGLIIGGALGNVLDRLRYQAVPDFLDFHYGTYHWPSFNLADVAIFCGAALLFWDSFRSATDKPGQGQRKENTTGV; encoded by the coding sequence ATGAACAGCCGCGTTCTAGGCGGAGTTTGCGCCATCTCGGCGTTCGCCCTCGATCAGGGCACCAAGGCGCTTGCCCTGAACACACCTGCGCTTGAGGGCGGCGTCGAGGTTCTACCCTTTCTCAATCTCGTGCGGGTTCTGAACGATGGAGTCAGCTTCGGTATGCTGGGCGGGATCGTGCCTTGGTGGGGTCTCATCGCGCTTGCTGGCGTGATCGTGTTATGGCTGCTGATCTGGTTGTGGCGCGCGCCGGACAGGCTGACGGCTGCCGCTCTCGGTCTGATCATCGGCGGCGCACTCGGCAATGTCCTCGACCGGCTGCGTTATCAGGCCGTCCCAGACTTTCTGGATTTCCATTACGGAACATACCACTGGCCGTCCTTCAATCTTGCGGATGTGGCGATTTTCTGCGGCGCGGCCCTACTGTTCTGGGACAGCTTCCGCTCTGCGACGGACAAGCCTGGTCAGGGTCAACGCAAGGAAAACACAACGGGGGTGTAA
- a CDS encoding cation transporter has product MANTDNEIADAPLFRYRVSGMDCAKDAAQIERAAQSAGVAPGDVKVSAATHIMTLAAPEGRLPDIEKAVAVTGYGFDRIEGDGDIPPNPAHQDPAYRRALWIVVILNVGYGVVEMIGGFIAGSQAVKADALDFIGDGAITFLGLLAIGWSLAWRARSALIQGIFLGLLGLGVLGTTIVRVFERTTPDAGLMGLLGMIALVVNVISVLPLLPFRKGDANMRAVWLFSRNDAIGNAAVVVAAGLVAWLGSAWPDLIVAFGIAGLFLHSSWAIIRDARADLKTTA; this is encoded by the coding sequence ATGGCCAACACAGACAACGAGATAGCAGATGCGCCATTGTTTCGATACCGGGTTTCCGGCATGGATTGCGCGAAGGATGCTGCACAGATCGAGCGGGCGGCACAGTCGGCCGGGGTAGCGCCCGGCGATGTGAAAGTGTCGGCCGCAACCCACATCATGACACTGGCTGCACCCGAAGGGCGCCTGCCGGACATCGAAAAGGCCGTTGCGGTGACCGGCTACGGCTTCGACCGGATCGAGGGCGATGGAGACATTCCGCCGAATCCCGCCCATCAGGACCCGGCCTACCGACGCGCGCTCTGGATCGTCGTGATCCTGAACGTGGGCTACGGTGTCGTTGAAATGATCGGCGGGTTCATCGCCGGGTCACAGGCCGTGAAGGCCGATGCGCTCGATTTCATCGGCGACGGCGCGATCACCTTCCTTGGCCTGCTGGCCATCGGCTGGAGCCTCGCCTGGCGGGCACGGTCGGCCTTGATCCAGGGCATCTTCCTCGGGCTCCTCGGTCTCGGCGTCCTCGGCACGACCATCGTCCGGGTCTTCGAACGGACGACGCCGGATGCGGGTCTCATGGGCCTGCTTGGCATGATTGCCCTTGTCGTCAACGTCATCTCCGTTCTGCCGCTGCTGCCGTTCCGCAAGGGCGACGCGAACATGCGGGCCGTCTGGCTTTTCTCTCGCAACGACGCCATCGGCAATGCGGCGGTTGTCGTTGCCGCCGGTCTTGTGGCCTGGCTGGGCAGCGCGTGGCCCGACCTTATCGTTGCCTTCGGTATCGCCGGGCTATTCCTGCACTCGTCCTGGGCGATCATTCGCGATGCGCGGGCCGATCTGAAGACGACTGCATGA